Part of the Patescibacteria group bacterium genome is shown below.
CACCAGTGAGAATGTGCGGCTCGCAAGCGCTCGAGAAGGTAATAATGGCGTTCGGCGCCGCGGAGCGCGCAGTATTCATAAGGTCTCCCATGGCAGAATGTGATCTGCTCCAACTGCCACAGTTGTGCTCATTGACGAGGTCAAAAAAAACGTTCGGTTTGGTTCCGAAGGCCGAAACCGCGTTGCGGATAGCAACCTTCATATCGCTTCCCAGGAGATTGACGCTGAGGGCATGCAGAATGGTTATATCAACGATGATGCCTTGCGTGGCGGAGGCATGGATGAGATCACGGATAGTCTGCGTTTCTGTTGGCTTCAGATTCCCGGCCATATCGAAGATGCTCTCGGCGTCGTTACCGTTATCAGTCTTCCAATCCAGAAAGATACGGATGAGGTTAAAACCGCGCGCATGGAGTCCGTCAAGATCGGAGGTTCTCCAGTCGAGGGCATCAAAGTAGCTGACGCCAAGGAGAAATGTTGGCGTGCCATTAATGGTAAATTTATCTCCGCTTATACCAAGTACCGATGAAGAAGTGCTCGGCGCCGTCACCGTCACCGTCACATTCTTGGACACACTCTCATTCGTAGCGTTCATACACGTTAACGTGTATGTGGTGGTTTGAGAAGGTATCTTGGCGCTGGAACCTTGGAGCGATTTCGTACCCGTCCAACCACCGGAGGCCGTGCAGGATGTGGTATTCGTGGAGACCCATGTAAGGGTGGTGGATTGTCCTTGGGTAAGGGTGGTGGTGTTGGCGGAAAAAGAGAGTGTTGGCGTGGTGGAAGGAGGCGGTGTGGGAGGAGGAGGTTCCGTCACCGTTATCGTGATCTCTTTGGCGATGGTGTCGCCTTCAGTACCGGTGCAAAGAAGGGTGTAGGTGGTGGTTTGGGTGGGAGAGAATACAACCGAGCCACTCGCGGCTTTGGTGCCTGACCATCCTTCCCCCGCAGTACAGGTGGAGACATTCGTGGTGGACCAGGTGATTGTCACGCTCTCTCCTTTCGTGAGAGAGGAAGAGGTAGCGCTGAATGAAAGTGTGGGCGTAGAAGTGGGAGGAGTAACGGGTGCGGGAGGTGGGAGAGGTGTTGGCGTTGAGAGAGCCGCTTTAACCAATACGGCAATGGTATAAGTGGCAAAAAGGTCACCATCTGAAACGGTGAGAGTGATCTGATAGGTGCCCGGAGAAGAAAACGCGGCAATAGTATCTTTGGTATTGAGGGAGGAAAAAATAACCGAACCGGGACCGGAAGCTTTTTTCCAGAAGTATGCGAGGGGAACTCCCGGGACACCATCGTCAGTGGCAAGACCTGAGAGTGATGCGCCATTGGGAAGGAAAACAACACGGTCTCCCGTGATGGAGAGGTTCGGTGAGCGGTTGGGGGCGGGGGTATTGGGGCTTGCCCCGTTAGAGCTAGGCTCCGTTGGAGCCGTGAGCTCTAACGGGGTGGCAAGGAGAGAGTTCAGTGTTGTTCTCGTTTTGGGACCCACGGTGCCATAGCCGGTAGAAAGAGGCGTGCCGGAAGAGACGATATTGTGCTTTTGTTGGAAGCGTTTGACGGCCGCTTCGGTCAGAGAGCCATAGTAGCCGGTGATGAGACCTTCGGGGTAGAGAGTGCCATCCTTGGCGAGATATTGTTGGAGTTTTGTAACGTCACTCCCTTCGCTTCCTTTTCCCAAGGTGGTGGTGAAGAAAGTGGCAGACGGTGATGTTTGAACCTCCACAACAGACACTGCAGCTTCTCCGGATTTCAGATTTTGAAGTTCAGTTTGGAGTATCTGCAATTCGGAAAGCAGTGAAGCGATACGCAACTCAATATCGGAAACAGTGGCGGCGCCCAAAAGAAGCGGGAGAGAGAGTGTGATGATGAGTGTGGGGAGGAGTTTTTTCATGCATTAGAAATTAAAGAGGGTGTCGGCCCATGTCCATATTTTATCATTGATACCCAAACCGGCTCTCTGCCCAACTCCTGTCGCACACTGATTGTAATGGGGACTTGCCGTGGTTGTTTTTCCCAAAGGAATACAGACTTGTTCGGGATTGGTCAGGAGTTTGCGATAGAAGCAGTACTCGGTGTTTTTTGAGTCAGAGGCGGATGAGCGAGTGATGTCCTCCGCTGGGGAAGCCGTGGTGAACGCAGGGGTGTTATAGAAAGCATTTTTGGTAATAACCACGCCACTCCGCAAATCACCATCAACCACGCCTTCAAGATTAATGAATTGGTTACATTGCGTGTCATGAGTGTTCCCCCATCCAAACCGATGCAAGACTCCTGAATCTATAAAAGCATTAAAGTAGGTCTCCGCGAGATTAGTGGCGCCAAAGTCTAGTGTCACGGTATCAAAACTCCAATCCCAATTTTTACCTTTGATCTTCCAGAAGATATTTCCAATGATAGAAATGTGGTCTGCGACAGGAAATACGGGAGATACGCCCTCGCCACTGTCAAATATTATATTTTTATCTATGCGCACATAATCACCTCCGTAATAACCTTGTTGTACCTGTAATCCATCCGAGACTCCGGTATTACTAAGTCCAATTGAAGAACCACTTCCATTCAGCGTTAAACCAAGATTATCATCTCCATTGCGCGAACCCCATAATCGGTTATTGAAGATGCGCGACGGGTTCTCTGCAATACCGCCCGCTTTAAGTGAAATGAGATCTTCGGTAATGGCACACGGGCCGGTCCCGTTATAGTTTCCTTTGCAATCAGTATATGCCGCAGTGGTGGCATACACGTCGTTATTTTCAATAATAAGTCCTTCATGCGTCCATACACCATCACCAATAGCTATGCCTTTTTGACAATTATATATTTCGTTGTTGACGATATGAAGCCTCGGGCCGCCTGACGCGTTGATACACTGCGCTTCAAACTGACGACTGATGACCGGGTTTCTCAACACGCTATTTTGAATCGTGTTGTCGGGGTGGCCGTTATTACCCATCTGAAAGAAATGTGCTTCATCGTTTTGGAAAAGCAATCTGTCAAAAATATTAAAACTGCTTCCTTTATTTCCATCCCCCCACGAAAAACGAACAGACGCATTTACATTTGCGCCTCCTGCGTCAAAGGTGAGCCGATGAACCAGCCAGTAACTCGCGCTGTTTTTAAGTTGCACGGCAAAAAGACGCGCGCGTTTATTGGGAGATTGGCGTACCGGATGCGCTCCATCGTCCGGCGAATCATAATATCTGAGCACCTTACGATTGTTGGAAGTTCCGGAGAACAGAAGATAAAGAACGTTCTTGTTGGTATGATCCCCCGCCGCAATACAATAGGTAGTATATTCTGGATGATCTTCAATTTTGCTCCAGTCGGAGTCGGAGGGATAGACAATCGTATCGCAGGATTTCTTCGTCAGTGTTTCAATATCCACATCGCAATTCGGATTCCCTTTCCGGCATTCGTACTCGGCGACATAGCCATTGAGGTCAGCGCCGGCGATTGGTTGCGGTATTGGACTCGGTGCAGGTTCAACCGCCGTCACAACCACCGTCACGGACTTTGCCACCACGTCTCCCGCGCCTCCTTTACAGGAAAGCGTATAGGTGGTGGTGATTACAGGAGTGAGGGTGGTGGAACCGCTTGCTGTTTTGGAGCCTGTCCAGCCATTGGA
Proteins encoded:
- a CDS encoding peptidoglycan-binding protein; the protein is MKKLLPTLIITLSLPLLLGAATVSDIELRIASLLSELQILQTELQNLKSGEAAVSVVEVQTSPSATFFTTTLGKGSEGSDVTKLQQYLAKDGTLYPEGLITGYYGSLTEAAVKRFQQKHNIVSSGTPLSTGYGTVGPKTRTTLNSLLATPLELTAPTEPSSNGASPNTPAPNRSPNLSITGDRVVFLPNGASLSGLATDDGVPGVPLAYFWKKASGPGSVIFSSLNTKDTIAAFSSPGTYQITLTVSDGDLFATYTIAVLVKAALSTPTPLPPPAPVTPPTSTPTLSFSATSSSLTKGESVTITWSTTNVSTCTAGEGWSGTKAASGSVVFSPTQTTTYTLLCTGTEGDTIAKEITITVTEPPPPTPPPSTTPTLSFSANTTTLTQGQSTTLTWVSTNTTSCTASGGWTGTKSLQGSSAKIPSQTTTYTLTCMNATNESVSKNVTVTVTAPSTSSSVLGISGDKFTINGTPTFLLGVSYFDALDWRTSDLDGLHARGFNLIRIFLDWKTDNGNDAESIFDMAGNLKPTETQTIRDLIHASATQGIIVDITILHALSVNLLGSDMKVAIRNAVSAFGTKPNVFFDLVNEHNCGSWSRSHSAMGDLMNTARSAAPNAIITFSSACEPHILTGGWNADGGNINGEVATGIDLIAPHFLRVSNWYDRVDQNVAAVKAYLSSVGSLMPVYVQEENRNGYDGGYFTVAELIQAAVEAHNAGAAGYIFHTAAGFDLSSSSFFDNLDSVERGVVDGLSAAVF